One genomic segment of Solibacillus isronensis includes these proteins:
- the rbsK gene encoding ribokinase translates to MITVIGSINMDLVVQMDVFPKKGETVLGSLFTTVPGGKGANQAVAAARLGSQVKMLGAVGTDSFGTELRANLNEENIDTSLVINTNGATGIANILLHESDNRIVVVPGANSKVTPEEIASAKTVIENSQLVIMQLEIPVETIEYSLKLCKELQVPVLFNPAPAANFDIEWMPYIKYLTPNETECALLFGNDVEAALEKYPNQLIVTLGEDGARYFDGTKHVHIKGYKTTAVDTTGAGDTFNGAFAHAITNGQSIEEAVFFANIAASLSVEKFGAQGGMPKLEEVIARKEGAK, encoded by the coding sequence ATGATTACGGTAATAGGAAGCATCAATATGGACTTAGTCGTTCAAATGGATGTATTCCCCAAAAAAGGGGAAACTGTTTTAGGAAGCTTATTTACAACGGTTCCAGGCGGCAAAGGTGCGAATCAGGCAGTAGCTGCTGCACGCTTAGGCAGCCAAGTTAAAATGTTAGGTGCTGTCGGCACAGACAGCTTCGGTACGGAACTGCGTGCGAATCTGAATGAAGAAAATATAGATACAAGCTTAGTAATAAATACAAATGGTGCTACTGGCATTGCTAATATTTTACTCCACGAATCGGACAACCGTATTGTCGTTGTACCAGGTGCCAACTCTAAAGTAACACCAGAAGAGATTGCTTCAGCAAAAACTGTCATTGAAAATAGTCAGTTAGTGATCATGCAGCTTGAAATTCCAGTAGAAACGATTGAGTACAGCTTAAAGTTATGTAAAGAGCTTCAAGTACCGGTACTCTTCAACCCTGCTCCGGCAGCAAACTTCGACATTGAGTGGATGCCGTATATTAAATACTTAACACCAAACGAAACTGAATGTGCCTTACTTTTCGGGAACGATGTTGAAGCAGCATTAGAAAAATACCCAAATCAGTTAATAGTGACATTAGGTGAAGATGGTGCGCGTTACTTCGATGGAACAAAACATGTGCATATAAAAGGATATAAAACAACGGCTGTTGATACAACAGGTGCCGGTGATACATTTAACGGTGCATTCGCACATGCTATTACAAACGGTCAGTCTATTGAAGAAGCCGTATTTTTTGCGAATATAGCGGCGTCATTATCCGTTGAAAAATTTGGAGCCCAAGGTGGTATGCCAAAATTAGAGGAAGTAATTGCTCGAAAGGAAGGCGCAAAATGA
- a CDS encoding YybS family protein yields the protein MQNNQSRKLAHGAMMIALFTVLMAIVFYIPLANIIAAIIAPLPMIWYSANYNRKSSLLVAVIAVFITFFIGGLLLLPASLIFAAAGVAIGDAIYHKKSKVFMFISTSIVLLITFAIQYLISLRLFEVDFIRDSLALMKTSYMESIKMTESLTGQPVPKETMDLANTMLNTLEMTMPASITFAMLFLTFIIITVNLPILKRLKVDVPKFAKFSELRLPRSVLWYYLIALSVNLFVRPEAGSSLAIIMLNISMVLWVLLTIQGISFIHFVIDAFGYPKFIKVLSTILAIPLYSFVILVGIVDLGFNARSYIREKSQK from the coding sequence ATGCAAAATAATCAATCAAGAAAGCTGGCACATGGTGCAATGATGATTGCGCTTTTCACTGTGCTGATGGCAATCGTATTTTATATTCCACTGGCGAATATTATCGCGGCGATTATTGCTCCATTACCGATGATTTGGTATAGCGCAAACTATAATCGGAAGTCATCGCTTTTAGTCGCAGTGATTGCTGTATTTATTACTTTTTTTATTGGTGGACTGCTATTACTACCCGCTTCATTAATCTTTGCAGCAGCAGGTGTAGCAATAGGGGATGCTATTTATCATAAAAAGAGTAAAGTATTTATGTTTATCTCAACGAGTATTGTCCTGCTGATCACATTTGCGATTCAGTATTTAATTTCATTGCGTTTGTTTGAAGTAGATTTTATTCGGGATTCTCTTGCGCTCATGAAGACGAGCTATATGGAATCGATTAAAATGACGGAGAGTCTGACTGGACAACCTGTGCCCAAAGAAACAATGGATTTGGCGAATACAATGTTAAATACGTTGGAAATGACAATGCCGGCTTCCATTACATTTGCCATGTTATTTTTAACATTTATTATTATTACCGTTAATTTGCCGATTTTAAAGCGTTTAAAAGTAGACGTACCAAAGTTTGCGAAGTTTAGTGAATTACGTTTACCACGATCAGTGTTATGGTATTACTTAATCGCTTTATCAGTGAATTTATTCGTTCGTCCAGAAGCCGGTTCTTCATTGGCTATTATTATGCTAAATATTTCAATGGTATTATGGGTATTATTAACAATACAAGGTATCTCATTTATACATTTTGTCATTGATGCATTTGGTTATCCGAAGTTTATAAAAGTTTTAAGTACAATTTTAGCAATACCTCTCTATTCGTTTGTTATTTTAGTAGGTATTGTTGATTTAGGCTTTAATGCACGTAGTTACATTCGAGAAAAGAGTCAGAAATGA
- a CDS encoding LacI family DNA-binding transcriptional regulator: MVNIKDVAKVANLSVATVSRYLNQNGYVSKKSSERIEQAILELDYKPSSVARSLSKKQSNIIGLIVPDIKNPYFPELARAVEDMALSYGYTVVLCNSDDQMEKELLYLERLSQTYVAGLIVATSLLDPSVYMSINTPIVALDRIIDATVPTVATDNEKGARIGAEYLLTNGAGNLLCIRGPQGLKTADDRLTGFLEATDKRGLEPIVITTSFDFKVAAEAIEQTLAVNPQIDGIFASSDTLAIAALHIAHKLGKRVPEELQIVGFDGIALGEMVSPPLTTVGQDLYKMGAAAATMLIEQIEGKEIIQTLLNIDPQLIVRGTTRKEAAK; encoded by the coding sequence ATGGTTAACATTAAAGATGTAGCAAAGGTTGCAAATCTTTCTGTGGCAACAGTATCACGCTACTTAAACCAAAATGGTTATGTCAGTAAAAAGTCATCAGAACGTATTGAACAGGCAATTCTTGAGCTGGATTATAAGCCAAGCAGTGTTGCACGTTCATTAAGTAAAAAACAATCCAATATTATTGGTCTCATTGTTCCGGATATAAAAAACCCATATTTCCCTGAACTGGCGCGTGCAGTGGAAGACATGGCATTGTCTTATGGTTATACAGTTGTTCTTTGTAATTCTGACGACCAGATGGAAAAAGAGTTGTTATATTTAGAGCGCCTGTCACAAACATATGTTGCCGGCTTAATAGTAGCAACAAGCTTACTGGATCCTTCTGTTTATATGTCCATCAATACACCAATCGTTGCACTTGACCGAATAATCGATGCAACTGTTCCAACTGTAGCAACCGATAACGAAAAAGGTGCCAGGATTGGGGCGGAGTACTTACTTACGAATGGAGCAGGAAATTTACTATGTATACGTGGTCCGCAAGGTTTAAAAACTGCGGATGATCGCCTTACAGGATTTCTCGAAGCAACGGACAAACGAGGACTAGAGCCAATTGTTATAACAACATCATTTGATTTTAAAGTTGCTGCTGAAGCGATTGAACAAACTTTAGCTGTAAATCCTCAGATTGACGGTATATTTGCAAGCAGTGATACATTAGCCATTGCTGCACTTCATATTGCGCATAAGCTTGGTAAGCGCGTACCCGAAGAACTGCAAATTGTAGGCTTTGATGGAATTGCACTCGGTGAAATGGTATCCCCTCCATTAACAACAGTCGGCCAGGATCTGTACAAAATGGGTGCTGCAGCCGCAACAATGTTAATTGAACAGATTGAAGGCAAAGAAATAATACAAACGTTATTAAATATAGATCCACAACTAATTGTTCGAGGGACGACAAGAAAGGAAGCTGCAAAATGA
- the rbsC gene encoding ribose ABC transporter permease, producing MLKTSSKEMLGKLGPLLGLFLIVIVITILNPSFMTTDNVLNILRQVSISALIAFGMTFVILTGGIDLSVGSTLALTGAVAATMLASGIDPVLTILAALLLGAVLGAVNGVIIAKGKVAPFIATLATMTIYRGLTLVYTDGRPVSDLGNEITFQMLGKGYFFGIPVPVCTMILAFIALYVIMHKTTFGRRVYAVGGNEAASKLSGINVDRVKIAVYSLTGMLAALSALILTSRLNSAQPTAGTSYELDAIAAVVLGGTSLTGGKGWIFGTLVGALIIGVLNNGLNLIGVSSFFQQVVKGIVILIAVLIDRKKTA from the coding sequence TTGTTAAAAACTAGCTCAAAAGAAATGTTAGGAAAGCTAGGTCCTCTTTTAGGATTATTTTTAATTGTAATTGTCATTACGATTTTAAATCCAAGCTTTATGACAACAGATAATGTTTTAAATATTTTACGTCAAGTATCGATTAGTGCACTTATCGCATTTGGTATGACTTTTGTTATTTTAACTGGCGGCATCGACTTATCGGTTGGCTCGACATTGGCCCTTACAGGTGCCGTAGCTGCCACAATGCTCGCTTCAGGAATAGATCCTGTATTAACCATTCTAGCGGCCTTATTATTAGGTGCTGTTCTTGGTGCTGTAAATGGTGTCATCATTGCAAAAGGAAAAGTAGCACCATTCATCGCAACATTGGCAACAATGACAATTTACCGTGGATTAACGTTAGTGTATACGGATGGTCGCCCTGTTTCTGACTTAGGAAATGAAATTACATTCCAGATGTTAGGTAAAGGATACTTCTTCGGTATTCCAGTTCCAGTATGTACAATGATTCTAGCTTTCATTGCGTTATATGTAATTATGCATAAAACAACATTCGGTCGCCGTGTTTATGCAGTAGGCGGCAATGAAGCGGCTTCTAAATTATCAGGAATCAATGTGGATCGTGTAAAAATTGCTGTATACTCATTAACTGGTATGTTAGCAGCTTTATCTGCGCTGATTTTAACATCTCGTTTAAACTCTGCACAGCCAACAGCAGGTACATCTTATGAGTTGGATGCAATTGCAGCAGTTGTCTTAGGTGGGACAAGTTTAACAGGCGGTAAAGGCTGGATTTTCGGTACATTAGTAGGTGCCTTAATTATCGGAGTGTTGAATAACGGATTGAACTTAATCGGCGTTTCTTCATTCTTCCAGCAAGTAGTAAAAGGGATTGTTATTTTAATCGCGGT
- a CDS encoding DHH family phosphoesterase — protein sequence MGIFRKRPIRYPLLVLFLLGAVAAILIMMWNVWVGIAFIAIYSVAAYYTVKVELLTYVETEKHIQSLSYRMEDVGKEAFLEMPFGILLMNDEMTVEWANPFMLRVLQQESLVGYELEMISEELPLLVNQDQKNETVIAINDRKYHIYYKEEEKLFYFFDITKQVQIEKQYMADRTVLAILFIDNYDELTSGMDDQARSVTNTMMTSIINEWAAHYDIFVKRIASDRYMAVLNESILSELEQKRFSILDVIRERTLMQKNLSLTLSIGIGAGSQSLVELGQLAQSGLDLVLGRGGDQVAIKQSNGKIRFYGGKTNPVEKRTRVRARVISHALSDLIQDSDRVFVMGHKNPDMDSIGASVGVRKMVAMNGIEGFVVVNFDEVRGSVDRLMTELEQKTDFYDRFITPDEALSKITPKSLVVIVDTHKPSMVIDSRILSRTDKVVVIDHHRRGEEFINNPTLVYMEPYASSTAELVTELLEYQPQNEKLLPLEATALLSGIIVDTKSFTLRTGARTFEAASYLRTFGADTVLIQRLLKEDVETYVARSKIIQTVEFPFAGIAVAKGEDSKVYDSVLIAQTADILLTMKDVGASFVIAHRNDGLIGISARSLGEVNVQLVMEKLGGGGHLTNAATQMEAQSIDEVKKYLYEAINEVVEGSKES from the coding sequence ATGGGGATTTTTCGTAAAAGACCAATTCGATATCCACTATTAGTATTGTTTTTACTTGGTGCAGTAGCAGCTATCCTTATTATGATGTGGAATGTATGGGTGGGAATAGCCTTTATAGCTATTTATTCAGTAGCAGCTTACTACACGGTAAAAGTTGAATTATTAACATATGTAGAAACCGAAAAGCATATTCAATCACTTTCCTACCGGATGGAGGATGTCGGAAAAGAGGCATTTCTGGAAATGCCATTCGGAATTCTGTTAATGAATGATGAAATGACGGTGGAATGGGCCAACCCGTTTATGCTTCGCGTCCTGCAGCAAGAATCGCTGGTCGGATATGAACTTGAAATGATTTCAGAAGAGCTGCCTCTACTAGTTAATCAAGACCAAAAAAATGAAACGGTCATTGCTATCAATGATCGGAAATATCATATTTATTATAAAGAAGAAGAGAAACTTTTCTATTTCTTTGATATTACAAAACAAGTACAGATTGAAAAGCAATATATGGCGGATCGTACTGTACTCGCTATACTATTTATCGATAACTATGATGAGCTTACATCTGGCATGGATGACCAGGCACGAAGCGTCACCAATACGATGATGACATCAATTATAAATGAATGGGCAGCACATTATGATATCTTTGTGAAAAGAATCGCATCGGATCGTTACATGGCTGTGTTAAATGAATCGATTTTATCGGAGCTTGAGCAGAAACGTTTTTCAATTTTAGATGTCATCCGGGAACGAACGTTGATGCAGAAAAATTTATCATTAACATTAAGTATTGGCATTGGAGCAGGCTCTCAATCTCTTGTAGAGCTTGGGCAATTAGCGCAGTCGGGACTTGATCTAGTTCTGGGGCGTGGTGGTGACCAAGTTGCCATTAAGCAGTCCAATGGTAAAATTCGCTTTTATGGCGGTAAAACAAACCCTGTTGAAAAACGTACAAGAGTACGTGCCCGTGTAATCTCTCATGCACTAAGTGATTTAATTCAAGATAGTGACCGCGTTTTCGTAATGGGCCATAAAAATCCGGACATGGACTCAATAGGAGCATCTGTCGGTGTACGTAAAATGGTTGCGATGAATGGAATTGAAGGGTTTGTCGTAGTCAATTTTGATGAAGTACGCGGAAGTGTAGACCGGTTAATGACCGAGTTAGAGCAAAAAACCGATTTTTACGATCGCTTTATTACTCCGGATGAAGCTTTATCAAAAATAACGCCAAAATCACTTGTAGTTATTGTCGATACTCATAAGCCAAGTATGGTAATTGATAGTCGAATATTAAGTAGAACAGATAAGGTTGTTGTTATCGACCATCACCGTCGTGGAGAAGAGTTTATCAATAATCCGACATTAGTATATATGGAGCCATATGCATCCTCTACAGCAGAACTCGTTACGGAGCTGCTAGAATACCAGCCTCAAAATGAAAAGTTATTGCCGCTTGAAGCGACAGCATTATTGTCCGGTATTATTGTGGATACAAAAAGCTTTACATTAAGAACAGGTGCGCGTACATTTGAAGCCGCTTCATATTTACGTACATTTGGTGCTGATACCGTACTGATACAACGTCTGTTAAAAGAAGATGTAGAAACATATGTCGCACGTTCAAAAATTATTCAAACTGTAGAATTCCCGTTTGCAGGAATTGCGGTTGCAAAAGGTGAAGATTCAAAAGTATACGATTCAGTATTAATCGCACAAACTGCAGACATTTTACTAACAATGAAAGATGTCGGTGCCTCGTTTGTCATTGCCCATCGCAATGATGGACTGATCGGCATTAGTGCACGTTCATTAGGAGAAGTAAATGTCCAGCTTGTCATGGAAAAGCTTGGCGGTGGAGGCCATTTAACAAATGCCGCTACCCAAATGGAAGCACAATCCATTGATGAGGTTAAAAAATATTTATATGAAGCAATTAATGAAGTAGTCGAAGGGAGTAAAGAATCATGA
- a CDS encoding sugar ABC transporter ATP-binding protein, with protein MIEMKGIRKAFNGNVVLNNVEFTLLDGEIHALMGENGAGKSTMMKILAGIYSRDNGDVLVDGQSYTFTSAKDAENLGIHVIHQELNILPHLSVAENLFLGKEKTIGRTGFLRTREMNKDAKTLLAKLGLHIDVRQPAGSLSVGKQQLIEIAKAINSEAKYIVMDEPTAALTDREIETLFETIRELKAKGISFVYISHRMEEIFAICDRITILRDGEYVGVREIPKTTFDEIVKMMVGRELGERYPSRNAEIGDVALEVKGLTCPAVCKDINFQIRKGEILAFAGLMGAGRTEVAQAIFGNLKKSRGDIYIHGEKVTIKNPIQAMKYGIGFVTEDRKTEGLVLDFSIKENMFLTNLKTIAKSGFIQPQQEQSHAAKYIEQLNIRCSDATQAVGSLSGGNQQKVVIAKWLSTKPDILILDEPTRGVDIGAKKEIYSIMNQLAEEGVAILMISSELTEVLGMADRVMIMHEGRQTAILDNVDLTQETIMHYATGGEEVVKN; from the coding sequence ATGATTGAAATGAAGGGCATAAGAAAAGCATTCAATGGCAACGTCGTATTAAACAATGTTGAGTTCACTCTGTTAGACGGGGAAATCCACGCCTTAATGGGTGAAAATGGTGCTGGTAAATCAACGATGATGAAAATTTTGGCCGGTATCTACTCGCGTGATAACGGTGATGTGCTAGTTGATGGTCAGTCGTATACATTTACTTCAGCAAAAGACGCCGAAAACTTAGGCATTCACGTAATTCACCAAGAATTAAATATTCTGCCGCATTTATCTGTAGCGGAAAACCTGTTTTTAGGAAAAGAAAAAACAATTGGTCGTACGGGATTCCTGCGTACACGTGAAATGAATAAAGATGCAAAGACACTGTTGGCAAAACTCGGTTTGCATATTGATGTACGTCAGCCTGCCGGTTCGCTTTCAGTCGGAAAGCAACAGCTAATTGAAATAGCCAAAGCGATTAATTCAGAAGCAAAGTATATCGTAATGGATGAACCGACAGCTGCCCTTACAGATCGTGAGATTGAAACACTATTTGAAACGATTAGAGAACTGAAAGCAAAAGGGATTTCGTTTGTTTATATTTCCCATCGTATGGAAGAGATTTTTGCAATTTGTGATCGTATTACGATTTTACGTGATGGTGAGTATGTTGGTGTTCGGGAAATTCCAAAAACAACTTTTGATGAAATCGTTAAAATGATGGTCGGACGTGAGCTTGGTGAACGTTATCCAAGCCGCAATGCAGAAATAGGAGACGTTGCTCTAGAAGTAAAAGGGTTAACATGTCCTGCGGTATGCAAAGATATTAACTTTCAGATTCGTAAAGGCGAAATATTAGCATTTGCCGGTTTAATGGGGGCAGGCCGTACAGAAGTTGCACAGGCTATTTTCGGTAACCTTAAAAAGTCTAGAGGCGATATTTACATCCACGGGGAAAAAGTGACGATCAAAAACCCGATTCAAGCAATGAAATACGGGATTGGATTTGTGACGGAAGACCGTAAAACAGAAGGTCTTGTACTGGATTTTTCGATTAAGGAAAATATGTTTTTAACAAATTTGAAAACAATTGCAAAAAGCGGCTTTATTCAACCACAACAAGAGCAATCACATGCTGCGAAATATATTGAGCAGCTAAATATTCGCTGCAGTGATGCGACACAGGCTGTTGGCTCATTAAGCGGCGGTAATCAGCAAAAAGTAGTTATCGCAAAGTGGTTAAGTACAAAACCGGATATTTTAATATTGGACGAACCTACTCGCGGTGTTGATATTGGTGCAAAAAAAGAAATCTACTCGATTATGAATCAGTTAGCCGAGGAAGGTGTAGCCATTTTAATGATTTCCTCAGAGCTAACGGAAGTGTTAGGTATGGCGGACCGTGTAATGATCATGCACGAAGGACGTCAAACAGCTATTTTAGACAATGTTGACTTAACACAAGAAACTATTATGCATTACGCAACAGGAGGAGAAGAAGTTGTTAAAAACTAG
- the rbsD gene encoding D-ribose pyranase has product MKKQGILNRELAGIFARLGHTDKIVIADCGLPVPGGVTCIDLAYKLGEPGFMTILEVVLEDLKVEHSYLAEEIKTANETIHSSILQKVEPVTYISHEQFKKMSSEAKVIIRTGEITPYANIMLQSGVIF; this is encoded by the coding sequence ATGAAAAAACAGGGCATTTTAAATCGCGAATTAGCCGGTATATTTGCACGTTTAGGTCATACAGACAAAATTGTTATTGCCGATTGCGGCTTACCGGTTCCGGGCGGCGTTACATGTATCGATTTAGCATACAAACTGGGGGAACCAGGATTTATGACGATTTTAGAAGTTGTTCTAGAAGATTTAAAAGTAGAACATAGTTACTTAGCTGAAGAAATAAAAACTGCTAACGAAACTATTCATTCTTCTATATTGCAAAAAGTGGAACCGGTTACATATATATCCCACGAACAATTCAAGAAGATGTCGAGCGAAGCAAAGGTCATTATTCGTACAGGTGAAATAACACCATACGCCAATATCATGCTACAAAGCGGCGTAATTTTCTAA